GCTGACCAAGACCTGCGGTTAATGCGCCATTAATAGCTCTGATACCTAAATCAATAGGTTCGCGAATAGGCCGTCTTGCTAGAGGATTGCGAACTTCACTATAAAGAGGAACTTCTCGGAAATGTTCAACTTCACCTTTGTCATCCAAAGGGCGGCCTAAACCATCCACCACACGGCCTAAGAGTTCGTCTCCGGCACGGACCGTGGCGATTTGACGAGCCAGAGTGATTTTGGAACCCAAAGCCACGCCTCTCATGTCATTCAGAGCCATCATCAATACATGTTTGTCTTTGAAACCGACGACCTCAGCAAGAAAAGATTTTTCCATGCCGCTCGGATTGATTTTCACGATGCTACCGACACTGGCACCTGGAAGATAGCCTTTGATAAGCATGCCATTGACTTCCGTCACCTTCCCGCTATCGCGAGTTAAGTGAATGGAGTCAATAACGTTGGCGTACTTATCCAGATTCAGTTCAAGCTCGTTCATTAACCAGCAATCCTGTTTTTTACTTTGGGCATGTTTTCAGCAAGAGTGGTCCAAAGCTGTTCGATACGTTGTTCAATGCGCGCATCGACTTCACCGTAATTCGTTTCAACGATACAACCGCCGTCTGAAATTTCCTGATTCGGTTCAAAGCGGATGCGTTTTGCGAATTCAAATTCACGACCAGTTTCTTTTTTAAGCTCTTCAAGGAACTCAAACTGGGATTGAGAAACATGAACCGTGATATTCTCTTCATCTTGTGAAAGGCTCACGGCATCGCGAAGGATTTGCACCATCGCTTCGTTATTACCTTTCAATTCCGCTTTCGCCAAACGAGCAGCCATACGGAAAGCCAACTGAACCAAATGCGCTTCATTAAAAGAAGCCATTTCAGTTTTCATGTCTTTGATTGTATTTAAAAGCGTATCCAAAGTTTGCATACGCTCGGCGATTTCTGCTGAAACCGCTTCAAAAGCTTCCCTGCGGCCTTCTTCCAAACCCAAATTATAAGCTTCTTTGTAAGCGCCTTCTTGGATCTCTTTAAGTTTCTCAAGGGCAGCGGCTTCGACTTTTTCTTCTTCGCTGACTTTTTCGACTTCATCGATTCCCGTTTGCACGCGAACCGCGTCGTTCATGCGGAAGTCAGAGCCTTTGCTTTTTTCAGCAAGATAATTCAAAGCCTGCTCGGGTGTGCCCAGGTCAAAACGAACGGGCACGAAATCCAAGACTGTCTTTTCTGCCACTTCCTTAGGAAGGACAGACTTAGCTGCTCTGCTAGAATTAGACCATTGCATCTTCCGAACCACCTCTTGCAATCAAGATCTTTCCTTCGGCTTCCAAACGTCTTGCAACGTTGACGATCTCTTGTTGCGCCGATTCTACGTCTGACAAACGAGAAGGTCCCATGTTCGACAAGTCTTCGCGTAACATCTCGGCCGCACGAGCTGAGATATTTTTGAGAATCTTGTTGCGAATGTCTTCGCTGGCTGTTTTGAGAGCCAAAAGAAGTTTGTCGTTTGGAACTTCCTTGAGAAGCGCCTGGATACCACGGTCGTCGATTTTGACGATATCGTCGAAAACGAACATAAGCTTGCGGATCTCTTCCGCCAAGAGAGGATCTTTCTCTTCCAGGCGCGACATGATCGCTGTTTCCGTGTTCTTGTCCATAACGTTGAGCATTTCGGCAACCGGTTGAACTCCACCCAAGGCAGCTTGTTCAACAGTGGCAGTATTTGATAATTGATTTTTCAAGACGCGGTCGATTTCAGCGATCAACTCTGGATCGACATGTTCCAAGTTCGCCATACGCAGAACCACTTCGGCTTGAAGCGCTTCTGGAAGACGTTTTAGAACCTCGCCTTTTTTCTCTGGTTCCAAGTGCGCTAAAATCACCGCGACTGTTTGCGGATGTTCATTCACTAAGAATGTCGCCAAAGATTTCGCATCGACCATCTCTAAAGATTCCAACGAGCGCGAGCCACCCGAAGTGATATTCAAACCCCCGAGGATACCGCGGGCTCTTTCTTCACCCAGAGCATCGACGATCGTGTCTTTGGCGGAGATATTTTCAGAGAAGATGTAATCTTCCGTTTCAGAAACCATTTCATAGAATTCTTCAAGCACACGTTTTGTCACGTGCACAGGAACGACGCGCAGTTTGCTCATTTGATTGATGAGCTTACGGATGTCAGCGTCATCCATACGGCGAAGAAGGACTTTCACCGCGTCACGGCCCAAGTAGTTGATAAGGATTGCGGCCTTATCAAAACCTTTTAGATTTTCATACTCGATATTATCGGCCTTATGTAGTTTCATTAGCTATCCTTCCTAACAAGCCACATACCAAAAGCATTGGCTGCTTTCTCTTCGTCGCGAGACATGGCCGCCATAATGCGGTCCTTAAGAAGTTCGCTCTCTGCCTTTTCCGGATCGATAGATTCCTGCAACACAGGAAGAGCCGTCGACATACCAGGAAGAGTGTTATCCACAGATTGAAGTTCTTCGAGTTCCTCAATAGTACGAGGAAGCATTTCTTCCACGGAATCCTGGAAGCTGTCGGTAATCCATTGCATGAATGGACGAACCACGATGAAGAAGAACAACGCCAAGCTGAAACCAAGCAATGCCCATTTGAACAATGCATGGATCAACTTCTTGCGCTCAAGAGTCGTAAGAATCTTGTCAGCTTCAGAGAAGTCTTCAGGTTGAAATTGCATGTTTTCAATTCGGACACTGTCACCGCGAGCGGAATTAAAGCCAATCGCATTTTTAACCAGATCTTCGTACTTTTTAAGTTCTTCCGCTGTACGAGGTTGGTATTTTGTTTCTGTTGTGCCGTCTGGTTTTGTCGTTGTGACCGCCATACCGTCAACCACGACAGCGACACTCACGCGCTCCAAGTTTCCCGCTGCTTCACGGATGTTGCGCACAGTTTTTGGAACTTCATAGTTTGTTGTTTTGATTTCTTTTTTAACGTCTTGCTTGAAACCCACAGTTCCTTGATCTTCAGCACCAGGAAGATTTGACCGGGAACCTGGAACACCGGAAGGATTTGTACGGGCGCCATCCAAAGATTCTTCTTCAGATTGTTGCGAGCGAATCGCTGTCTTATCTGGATCTACGGATTCTTCCACCGAAGAAATAATACGGTGATTAAGAGTTGCATCGACTTTCGCCACGACTTTTGCGTGACCTACAACTTTAGAAAGAATGTCTTCGATACGATTTTCAAGATCGCCTTCGATTTTTGCTTTCAGATCCAACAATTCGTTCGATCCACCCGTCGCTCCGTTTTCCTGACGAGTCAGAACTTTACCGCGCTCATCAAGAACCGTGACTTTATCCGCATCCATGCCTTCAACAGCATTGGCAACCAGGTAACGGATACCACGAACTTGATCTGGAGTGAGTTCTTTGCCTTGATGAAGTTCAACAACAACAGATGCTGTGGCGGAACCGCTTTCTTCAAGGAAAGTTTTTTTGTTTGGCAATGCCAAGATCACTTTGGATTGCTTCACCGCTGTCAAAGTATTGATGGCTCTCATCAACTCACCTTGAAGGGCTCTTTGATAATTGATTTTTTGGGCGTAAGAGTTCATCCCGAAATCTTGCTTATCGAAGATCTCAAGACCAATTGATCCCATTTTTGGAGAACCGATTTCAGACATCAACGTCATTTGCGTTGAGTGCAAAAGTTCCTTAGGAATTGCCACTGTTTTACCTTCGTCGCGCAACTGGAACGGAATATTTTTTTCGTTCAACTTCGCAACGATGGTAGAAACTTGTTCAGTAGGAATGTTTGTGAAAAGAGGAACGTAGTCTTTTCCAGAAGCCATGAAAACCATCGTAAGCAAAGCCACGATAGCAATGACTGTAACCGCAACGACCGAAAGTCTTTTGGTTGGTCCCAAATTTTTAAAGAACTCGCGAAATTGGACAACCAATCCACCAAAAATTTTATTCAAGACAACCCCTCCGCCAAACTAACCTAAACTTCCAAACTCAAATAAAAACTAAAGAATCAGACCTGCATCTTCATGACTTCTTGGTACGCATCAATGATCTTGTTGCGTACTTGCACCATCACTTTGAGAGCGATGTCTGCTTTTTCCGCTGCAATCATGACGTCGGCCACATTGTCTGTTTTGCCTGTCGCGAGATTTTGCATGGCTTTATCTGAAGCCTTCTGCATTTCATTCACGCTACCAACGGCGTCTTTTAGGGTGTCGGCGAAGCTCTTGCCAGTATCGGATGTCGAACCAACTGATGAAGGGCTCTCGATGCTTAACGACTTGGAATCACGAATGCTTCCTGTGTCGAGAAACCTGTTTGCATTTGATACAGTAAAACCCTCCATGGCTTCACCTTCTCCTATATAAAAATTGTAATATAAATAAACTCAAAAAAACCTAAAATTTTGCCGCGGTCTAGGAAAATTACTCCGGCAACGCCGGAGTGCTAATCAGCTACCTGCCGATCTCCAGCGCACTGAGTGCCATATCCTTTGACGCCTGCAAAGCCGTCACGTTCGCCTCATAGGAACGCGATGCCTGTATCATATTGGTCATCTCTTCCATAAGGTTGATATTAGGATATGCGACGTATCCGTCAGCATTTGCATCGGGATGGTCGGGTTCGTATTTCAACAGCGGCGCTTTACGATCCGAAATAACATCCGTCACCTGGACCCGCTGAAAGTTTCCTTTCGGGTCTGTTGACGTGATGATCTCACCAAAGTTTTTTGCATCCGGCATTGCTTCAAAGACCACGTCTTTTCTGCGATACGGTCCGCCTTCAGGAGTCTGGGTCGTATTGATGTTGGCGATGTTGCTGGCAATGGTATTCATGCGCATTCTTTGCGCTGCCATACCACTACTGCTTACTCTCATCCCTGTTAAGAAATCAGCCACTAGCTACTCCAGTTCCGGGGCTCCGCCCCTCCACACTGTGCCTATCGGCCCTCAGTCGCAGCGTATTTGAGTGCCGCCATTTTTTTATTAATCAATTGAAGTGCTGCTTTGTACATGATCGCGTTTTCTGACAAAGCGGACATTTCTTTTTCCACGTCAACGGTGTTGCCGTCGTTGTTCACAGCACCTTCTGGATCGTCATAGATATCGGGGCGAGTTTTACTAACGGAAACTCCTCCGACACCGAAGTGTTGTGAATCGCTTGTGCTTAGGGCATTACCGCCATCCAAATCCAGAGCTCTTTGCAAAGCTCCTTCAAAATCCATCTTCTTCGCGTGATAACCCGGAGTCTCTGCATTCGCGATATTCGACGACGTAACATTGTGACGAAGCTGTCTCATCGACAATGACGTGGCGAGAGCGTTGGTTGTTTTATCGAAGAGTCCACTACTCATAAAACACCTTCCTCCTTGTATTCGTTGAGTTTATTTCTCAATGTTCTAATACTAATGCCTAACATCTGTGCTGCGCGCGTCCGGTTCTGTGCCGTCAGCTCCAAGGTCTGTATAATAAGACGCTTCTCGACCTCAGAAAGGGACATTCCAGGAGCAAAATCCAAAGCCATATCTTCAACGACAGCCTCAAATTGAATGGATTCGGGCCCAATGAGTGAAGATTTTGCAAGAACCACGGCTCTTTCCAGCACGTTTTCAAGCTCGCGGATGTTGCCAGGCCAGTTCCAAGAGTTCAAACGGTCAAAAGCTTCCGCCGTCAAACGAAGGCCGCTTTTTCCGTGCATGATCTGCGCAACTTCCAGAATAAAATTCACGATATTTTGAAAATCCGTCGTGCGATCTTCCAGGCGCGGAATTTCAAGGTGAACCACCGCCAATTTATAAAATAAATCCTGACGGAATTGTTCTTGTTTCACCAACGCACGTAAATCGCGGCGAGATGTTGAAATAAATCTGGGACGGGAACCATCGGTTCTTTCCACAAGTTTCATCAAATCGTTTTGCAAAGCAGGACTCGCGCAATCTAAATCTTCAATCAACAAAGTACCGCCGTCGACTTTGGAAAAATCAAAACCACCGGCATTTTTGCAATCAAGACAATAAAGACGCGGTGAACGGCTTTTCGTGTATGTGTAACGGGCCAAACTCGTTTTACCCACACCCGCTTCACCCACAATCAATAAACTTGCTTGGGTCGCGGCCAACTGCAAACTGAGCTGCTTTACTTCATGCATTCTTCTGTCTTCAATGTGTAAAGCATCAAAATCAAAGTACGACATCAAAACTCCTATTTGCCTTGCTCGTTCTCAGACATCGCTGGAATTCTTTTGATATATTTCTTATAACCATCGCGCCATTCGGAATTCTTAAGCTGCTCTTGCGCTAAGTTTTTCCAGAACGCACTTTTTTCACCTTTAAATTCATTCCAAACTTCTGCGGCCTTTTGAATTTCGCCCCGCTTGAAATAAATCTGTCCTAACTTATAACGAATGGAAGAAAGAGGACGGCTTTCTTCATACTGTTCAAGAAGCTTGTCGTAAGAAGCAATTGCTTGTTCTTGCTGGCTCTTTTCCAAATGAATATCGCCCATCATTTCCAATGCTTTGGCATGAACTGAAGGAGCGACTTTGTCAGAGTCTTTTTCAAGCTTATCCACCATTTCCAGGGCTTGAAGAGCTTCCGGAGAACGACCTTGTTTCAATTGCAGTTCAGCGAGTTTCAAATAAGGTTCGGCAACCAATTCAGGTTGACCTTTCCAGGTGCGAAGAAGCTCGCCCAAATACCGAATCGCCGACTCGTTATCTCCGCGCTTTTCAAGCAAGCGAACGGCGATGTTAACGCGTTCAATTTGTGCGTCTTCTTTGAGTTTTTCTGGCGTTTTGATATTTTTCAAAAACTCATAAGCTTGATTGTATTTGTGCTCTTGTGCGAACACGGCCGCCAAACGAAGATTCAGTTCGTCTTCAGACGGAATTTCTTCCTTTACTTGAATCTCTTTGGCTTCGGGAGTTCCGCGAATGGCGTAAACGCGATTCAAAACATCTTTATAATATTTCTCGGCCTCAACAGGCACGCCACCCATTTCAAAAGCGCGACCGACATTGTACTTCGTATCCAAACGCTTTGAATTTTTAAGCCAGCTATCCGCATACTGAATATGAGTTTTCAGAGCCGTGATAAAATCGCCGTGATCAATTTCCGACTGAAGTTTGTCGTTGATGTTCGCAACGATACGGTTCGTGATCAAAGGCACGTCCACAGATGTCGGATGTTCTTTGTAGTACTTCGACAAAAGATCAATCGCCTTTTGGTTTTCTTCTCGACGAGTGTAACCATCGGCCACCATCACCGTTGAGAACTGCTCGATATTAGGAAGATCAATTTTTTTAGCCAAAGACATGATTTCTTCCACGGCATTGTTCACTTCTTTTTGTTTCATGCCCTTCATGCGGGCACTGAGCAAACGCAAGCGGGCAATGACGGCACTTGGGCTTTCTCCGTAACGGAAATAAGTTTCCAAGTACGCACCCATCACGCGGGACTTATCCACGCCGAAGATTTCTAAAAGTTCACCCATGCGAGTCATCGCAAAAGCGGCGTGATCACTGCTTGGGAATTTTTTTACGAATTCACGATAAGCATCCAAGCTTTGGTTGTAGTTCTTCATCCAGAACAAAGACTCTGCTTGGTTGTAGTAAGCATTTGGATAGTAGTTCTGACCTTCTGGATATTTCTTTAGAGCGTTTTTATAATCTTCAACGGCTTTTGTGTAATCTTTTGCACGCACCCACACGTCACCACGGCGGAAAGCGGCTTCCACTTTCAAATCGCGATTGGAAGAATTTTTCTCGACATCATCAAACTGAGCAACGGCATCTTTCCACTTATTCAGTTTCATGAACGCAAGACCTGTGCCCAAGCGAGCTAGATCTTTTGAAAGAGAATTTTTATCCGTAAAGTTTTTGTTATCGATATGTTCTTTGAACAAGCGAAGCGCACTTAAATAATCACCTTTGTCCAAAGCAAGATAGCCGATTTTCAACGACGTTCTTTCCGCCAAAGGAGATTGCGGATATTTTGCGATGGCTTCTTTATATCTTTGAATCGCTTCGTCGTAATCTTTAGGACGGTTGCTTTCTTCCCACAAAGCCAAATGCACATCGGCCGTCATATAATCAATGACTTCGTTGTATTCTGATTGTGGATATTTGTCTTTAAACCACTCTTGGGTTTTCAAATAAACCGCATATCTTTTCTTTTCAAAAAGAGTCAAAAGAAGACGTGCTTGTTTGTTTTCTTCCGTGGATTTTGGCGACACTTGATAAAAAGTCGGAGTCACCTTCATTTTTTCCCAATAACCCACCGGAGTCTCAAGCATTGGAAACGGGATATAATAGTTATCCTTGGCACGAATCATCGCCTCTTCTTTGATTTCGTAATCCTTCACAGAAAAACGACTGTAATCTGGATCGCCACCATCAAAGATACCGGACTTAACGGATTCATCATTTTGTGCAACCGCAACGCCTTGACCGGCAATGGCCAAGGTATCTGCTGTTGCAGGTTTTCTATTCTTAGCTGCTTTTTCAGTTTTAGCTTTTGCTACTGGTTTAGCGCCTTTAGCAGGAAGCTCTGTTGGCAGAGTTTCTTCTTTTTTCGCTACAGGCTTTGCTGCTTTTTTGACTTTAGCATTTGGATTTAAATAGAAATCCATGATCAAACGTGACGGTTGATCTGTCAGATAATCAAACGTATCGATATCATCACCAGAAAGCGTGAATTGAATGACGTGCTTACCATCTGGACCTTTTTGATCGACAGTCACGCCTTTAACAAAGTCACTTTTAAATGTAGAAAGAGATTGAATCGTAGAGTCGTCCAAAGCAGGTACTGTCATTTGCACGACAGTTTGACCTTTGTTTTCAAGGCGTTTGACGTCATAGTCCCAATTCTGCTGACCCATCAATTCCATGTGAACTGTATCACCTTGGAAATTGATCACGCCATTGACCTTGCCAGCTTGCGCTGAAGCTAGACCAAAGAATAGGCATCCTGCCACAACTAATAATCGCAAAGTGTTCACTCCTTGAACCCCTTCTTTTCCCTTCTTTGTGCTGTTGCACATACGGTGCCAGGTCTTTCCAAGGTCCATTGGCAAATAAGTTCAAGATGGGCAAAAAGTTTCATAGAATTTCTGGCGGGGCCGACAAACTCATGACAGGGACCTTGGTCCTGTTTTGCTGGATCAAGACTGAATTTTCCCTCAGAAGATTCCGATAGATAGGTGCTATGAGAAACCACTTCATTGTTTGCATCATGAGTTTACTTCTTGGAAGTTGCGTGTCGGTACAACTCCCCGGCGGCAAAGTCACGTCCGCTAAGGATGTCGACTATTCTGCACCCGGTTCACCGTTCAAAGAAATGAGCGGAGGAAATTCCGATAAAGCCTGGATCAGCGAAAAAACAGGCAATACGATTTCCTATCTTTCCGAATGCGGCAGCAACAGCGAGCCGACACTGCAACAACTTGAAACGGATTCTCTAGGAGCCCTTTCTGATTTGCATATTCTAAAGAGCGAAGAAGTTTCCTTTAACGGACGCGCCGCTCGCGAAAGTATTTCCCAAGGAAAAATTGACGGCGTCCCGGTGCAAATCGCGTTGATGGTTTTTAAAAAGAACGGCTGCAGCTATACACTCAGCTACGGTGGAGTTGAAAAACAGTTTTCTTCAGAACAAAAATACTTTGAAAACTTTAAACAGAACTTCAAGGCACCTTAATGAATAATATCGGCCTGCCCTTTACTGAATTCATGATCGAAATCCTGCGATTCATCGGAGGCGTTGGTCTTTTATTCAGAGACGTTTGCAAAGAACTTTTCCGCGGAAAGTTTTATTGGAAACTGGTGGCCGAGCAGATTTATCAAATCGGTTTAAGATCCATGCCTTTGATCGTTATCACCGCTGTGAGTATCGGAATGGTGATGTCTTTGCAATTCGGTTTGGGGCTGGAAAAATTCGGTGGAAAACTCTACGTTCCAAAACTTTTGGCGGTCACGATCTTGCGTGAAATGGGACCGGTCTTTACAAGCTTGATGCTAGCCGCTCGCGTGGGAGCTGGTATCGCCAGTGAAATCGGCAGTATGGTTGTAACCCAACAAATCGATGCAATCCGAGCTTTGGGAACCTCGCCGATTAAAAAAATCGTGATTCCAAGAGTTCTTGCGGCTCTTGTCACTCTGCCGATTCTTGTTTCGATGGCCAACATCGTGGGTAATGCCGGTGGTTTGATTGTTGGCGCAGTTGAGTTGAATCTCGATCCTAATTTTTATCTTTTGAAAGTTATGACGACTTCAAGCATTCAAGATTATCTTTCCGGTTTTGGTAAGACTTTCTTTTTTGCTCTCTTTATCGCCGTTCCGTCTTGTTATTTTGGCTTGACCGTGAAAAACGGAACCAAAGAAGTCGGTATTGCAACAACTAAAGCCGTCGTGGTCTCTTCTATTTTGATTGTGGTGGGAGATTTCTTTTTATCTAAACTCTTTTGGATCTTCGAGAAAATGATATGAGTGAAAAAAGAGAAGGCGTCATTGAAGTTATTGATTTTCACAAATCCTTTGGGAATAAAAAAGTTCACCAAGGCGTGAGTTTCTATGTGAGAAAAGGCGAATGCTTAGGTTTGATCGGAGGATCAGGAACCGGAAAGAGCGTTCTTTTGCGCAGTCTTGTCGGTCTTGAAAAACCGGATCGCGGGCAGATTCTTATTAACGGCGTTGATGTCGCTCCGATGGGTGAAAATGAACTTATCGAAATACGAAAAAAAGTGGCGTACGCCTTTCAGGGTGGCGCGTTGTTTGACTCCATGACGGTATTTGAAAACCTCGCCTATCCCTTGCGTGAACATTTCAAACTGAGTGAAAACGAAATCACCACAAAGATTCTAGAACAGCTTCAAGAGTTCGGCCTTGAAGGTTCTGAAAAACTTCTTCCCGGAAATCTATCTGGCGGTATGCAAAAGCGTGTGGGACTTGCTCGCGCGATGATGATGCATCCTGAAGTCGTTTTGTATGATGAACCGACGGCGGGCCTTGATCCTTACAATACGAAACGCATCCAAGAATCTATTCTAAGTTTAAAATCCAAGGGAGTGACCTCTATTCTTGTCACTCACGATATGCCCACTGTATATGCCGTTTGTGACAAAGTCGCTTTGCTTTTAAACGGTCGTATCGGTGAACAATACACAATTGAAAAGCTCAAGCAGGAACCTGCCGGAGCCATGAGCCAGTTTATCAACGGAGAAAGTGCCTAATGGAATCACACACAAGCACACAACTCAAAGTCGGAATCTTTCTTGCCATCGGAATTGTTGTGATCTTAAGTTCGATCTTTTTCTTGGGAGCCGACAAAGCCCTTTTCACATCTTATGTGCGAGTGCACGCTCACTTTGAACAAGTGCAAGGTCTTTCTGCAGGAAGTGTTGTTTCCTTGTCCGGTGTGACAGTCGGTAACGTTGAAGAAATCACTTTCTTACCAGAGATCAATTCACTCGACGTAAAAATGCGAATCAACGAAAATTACATCGGCCGTATTCGTCAGGGTTCTCAGGTAGAGATTCGCACGCAAGGTGCTTTGGGCGATAAATTTGTCTTTATCATTCCCGGAGACCCTCGTGGTGCGGTTGTGAAGGAAGGCGATGTGCTTGATGTAGCGAAAGCCACCGATCTTTTTGGAATTATTTCCGAGCGCGGGAATGAAGCTAATAAAATTTTCGATATCATCACGGAGCTTCAAAAGATCACTCATACGATCAACTCTGAAAATCGTCTGGGCCGTATCATGGGAAATCTTGAAACAGCGACGACACATTTAACGCAAACAAGTAAAGACGCGCAAAAATTCATGTCCGAAGCTTCAAGTCACGGCGGCGGAGAGAAGTTTGCAAAATCCATCGACAGGCTTGATGCGATTCTCACAAAAATCGACAAAGGCCAAGGCACTCTGGGTGCCCTTATCAACGATCCTTCCCTGCACAACCAGTTAAAGTCCGTGCTAGGCGGAGCGACTCGTAAAAACAATATCAAGAATCTTCTGCGCACCTCGATTGAAAAAGAGGAACAGTAGCATCTGCTGTCTCGCGATGAGACAGCATTAAATATTCCTCAGATTATTTTAAAATTCTTCGGACGACTTAACAAGATGCCGATAAGAATTCATGACCTGGAACGTCGTCGGCTTCTTTCTTTTATTTAGTATCCCTTCGTGGGCGATTAACACTTTGACTGAAGGTTACCATTTGGGTGCGAGCTCAAAGGTCTCCGTGCAAGGTCATGGCACATGTCGGACGTTTTCAAACTCCAATGGTACAAAGAATTTTTTCCTTCCAACAAAAACATCGACGGCCTACTCCACGTTCATATCGAACAAACCCTCTCCGGTGACATACGATACTTGCCAATCCTGTTATGAAATCAAAACTAACAGCGGCGATTACCTCGGTAATAACGTGTATGATATTGACCCCGACGGCGCTGGCGGAGCAGCTCCTATTAAAACTTATTGTGATATGACTACACAAGGTGGCGGATGGACGCTGGTGTGGTCGAACACGCGCAATGGAACTAATAAACCTGCATCGGGTTTGACTTACGACCAAACTGTCACTTCGGTGCCTCGTTGTTCAACAGCCAATAGCAGCACGAGCGACTATAGCGGTAACTGCTCAATGATCAGCTCCAACAAAGAGGCTTTCAATTACTTTCTGGGATTGAACAATTGGAATAAAATTGGTCGAAACAAACGCTATATGGAACTCATGTATCAATGGAGCAGTGACAATGGCGCTGGCACTCAGCAAGAAGCGCGTATGAGTGTGCAGAATCTGGATCCACTTTGGTCGTACACATTAAGTCTTAAAAACTTAAATCAAACAGTAGGGAGCCAAGCTCCAGGTCTCATGGCTCTTCACAACGGTTATGCACTAACAACAATGGATAGGGACAACGACACGCATGCCAGTTACAATTGCGCTGGCTATTTTAACAATTCTCCTTTCTGGTTTGCAGCTTGTTGGAGCGGCTTTCTTTACGGTGGCGCTGAAACAAGCGTCGGTGGATATTACAACGGTGCTTATTGGTATGGAAGTTTGAAGCAATGGGGTGATGCTACAGGCAATGGCGCCGGTAACGGATGGATGTATGTGCGCGAGTATCCGTATTATGCGAGTTGTCTTGAGTTAAAAAATCTCGGTGGTATTAGCACCTCCGGATACTATCAAATTGATTCCGATGGGCCGGGCGGAAATGCCCCTTATCAAGTTTACTGTGATATGACCAACGATGGTGGAGGCTGGACAAGAATCTTTCGTCACAACATCTCCGCAGGATATTTTGCCACTGTGACCGAGGCACAGTCTTTCAATGAGGGAACTCCTTCCTCAACCAAATATTCAATTTTGAATAAAATCAAAGATTTCAAAACTTATGATCGCTATGTCTTTCGCATCGACTGGCCAAGCGTTCCGGCACAAAAAAATATTTGGGTGCAAGCCACCGATCCCAACGATGATGTGAACGTCACTAATTATTTAGGAATAAACATTTCTTCCACCACCAATGCTTGGGGTGGTCTTGAGTTAGGTAACGGCACACACGGCCCTGTGAACGGCAACAAGAGCTATCTTGACGGCTCCGTTAATATTGGAAACTACTATTATGCGATCGGCTTAACAGCTCCTTGGGGAACTCCTGGAGGATATCCCGCTGCAGACGCTGTTGCGGGTTCGGGAGTGAGTGTCCCTGAAGTAGAACTTTGGATTAAAGAAGCTTCGATGCCTTCGACAATTCCAAAAAGCTGTAAAGAGTATCGCGATCTTGGCTACAACTACGGAAGCGGCACTTATGTGATTGATCCTGACGGTGCTGGAACTGGAAATCCTCCTTTCCGCGTTTTCTGCGAAATGGTTGTTGATGGAGGAGGATGGACACTCGTGGCTTGGAATTACGGAAACACAAGTGCCACAGGAATG
This region of Bdellovibrio sp. BCCA genomic DNA includes:
- a CDS encoding MlaD family protein translates to MESHTSTQLKVGIFLAIGIVVILSSIFFLGADKALFTSYVRVHAHFEQVQGLSAGSVVSLSGVTVGNVEEITFLPEINSLDVKMRINENYIGRIRQGSQVEIRTQGALGDKFVFIIPGDPRGAVVKEGDVLDVAKATDLFGIISERGNEANKIFDIITELQKITHTINSENRLGRIMGNLETATTHLTQTSKDAQKFMSEASSHGGGEKFAKSIDRLDAILTKIDKGQGTLGALINDPSLHNQLKSVLGGATRKNNIKNLLRTSIEKEEQ
- a CDS encoding fibrinogen-like YCDxxxxGGGW domain-containing protein produces the protein MTWNVVGFFLLFSIPSWAINTLTEGYHLGASSKVSVQGHGTCRTFSNSNGTKNFFLPTKTSTAYSTFISNKPSPVTYDTCQSCYEIKTNSGDYLGNNVYDIDPDGAGGAAPIKTYCDMTTQGGGWTLVWSNTRNGTNKPASGLTYDQTVTSVPRCSTANSSTSDYSGNCSMISSNKEAFNYFLGLNNWNKIGRNKRYMELMYQWSSDNGAGTQQEARMSVQNLDPLWSYTLSLKNLNQTVGSQAPGLMALHNGYALTTMDRDNDTHASYNCAGYFNNSPFWFAACWSGFLYGGAETSVGGYYNGAYWYGSLKQWGDATGNGAGNGWMYVREYPYYASCLELKNLGGISTSGYYQIDSDGPGGNAPYQVYCDMTNDGGGWTRIFRHNISAGYFATVTEAQSFNEGTPSSTKYSILNKIKDFKTYDRYVFRIDWPSVPAQKNIWVQATDPNDDVNVTNYLGINISSTTNAWGGLELGNGTHGPVNGNKSYLDGSVNIGNYYYAIGLTAPWGTPGGYPAADAVAGSGVSVPEVELWIKEASMPSTIPKSCKEYRDLGYNYGSGTYVIDPDGAGTGNPPFRVFCEMVVDGGGWTLVAWNYGNTSATGMAATFLTTPVNPSNIHRHAEFSGGGLASINVESFSSLVNSTDAMLIAPAYTGSPFIDNGLGQWNYNSTRCAGTLRHTSRTAGCAGQTANDNYNSSDQFNISVNSGNEGIVPGYIATELCYSGKGWCNFGFYLR